From the genome of Blautia pseudococcoides, one region includes:
- the dxs gene encoding 1-deoxy-D-xylulose-5-phosphate synthase yields MLLEQIKKENDIKRIPPENFPQLAQEIREFLLEHLSRTGGHLASNLGAVELTMALHYVFDLPKDKIIWDVGHQSYTHKILTGRKEGFDELRKFGGLSGFPKRSESSCDAYDTGHSSTSISAGVGYVSARDLSNEDYRVVSVIGDGALTGGLAYEALNNAAQLKRNFIIVLNDNKMSISENVGGISQYLSNLRTADSYTGLKTEVKRTLNKVPGIGPAMVQRIHKTKDSIKQLFIPGMFFEDMGIKYLGPISGHDCGRMIQVLNEARKVEGPVLVHVLTEKGRGYEPAMRHPARFHGTAAFDLEHGIPLANRGKANYTDIFSTVMRKFGDREKKVVAVTAAMPDGTGLKRFRNMFPERFFDVGIAEEHAVTFAAGLALGGLIPVVAVYSSFLQRAMDQVIEDVCLQNLHVIFAVDRAGIVGSDGETHQGCFDLSYLSMIPNMTVMAPKNKWELSDMMKFAVRHNGPIAVRYPRGAAYDGLEEYREPMVYGKSEMIYKGKDIALLPVGSMVKTGEEVYHLLKEEEKNPTLVNARFVKPLDTKMLDSLADDHKMIVTMEENVKSGGFGSAVLAYMHERHPQIRVVIAAVPDAFISHGSPDVLKKEVGIDALSIYKKIKEAYKG; encoded by the coding sequence ATGCTGTTAGAGCAGATAAAAAAAGAAAATGATATCAAGAGGATCCCGCCTGAGAATTTCCCGCAGCTTGCACAGGAGATCAGGGAATTCCTGCTGGAGCATTTAAGCAGGACCGGGGGGCATCTGGCTTCCAATCTGGGAGCTGTGGAGCTGACAATGGCTCTCCACTATGTCTTTGATTTGCCAAAAGATAAGATTATCTGGGATGTGGGGCATCAGTCCTATACCCATAAGATCCTGACCGGGCGGAAAGAAGGCTTTGACGAACTTAGAAAATTCGGCGGACTGAGCGGTTTCCCCAAAAGGTCGGAGAGCTCATGTGACGCTTATGATACAGGACACAGCTCCACTTCCATTTCTGCCGGGGTGGGGTATGTCAGCGCGCGGGATTTGTCAAATGAGGACTACCGGGTAGTCTCCGTCATCGGGGATGGTGCCCTGACAGGCGGTCTGGCTTATGAAGCCCTCAACAACGCAGCGCAGCTAAAAAGGAATTTTATCATTGTGCTCAATGACAATAAAATGTCCATTTCCGAAAATGTGGGAGGTATTTCCCAGTACCTGAGTAATCTGCGCACAGCAGATTCCTACACAGGGCTGAAGACAGAAGTAAAGCGCACACTGAATAAGGTGCCCGGCATTGGCCCTGCCATGGTGCAGAGAATCCACAAGACAAAGGACAGTATCAAACAACTGTTCATTCCGGGCATGTTTTTTGAGGATATGGGTATCAAATACCTGGGACCCATCAGTGGTCATGACTGCGGCCGTATGATCCAGGTGCTCAATGAAGCCAGGAAGGTGGAAGGCCCGGTGCTGGTCCATGTGCTCACAGAGAAGGGCAGGGGATATGAACCTGCCATGCGCCATCCGGCCAGATTTCACGGAACAGCAGCGTTTGACCTGGAACATGGAATTCCCCTGGCGAACAGAGGGAAGGCCAATTACACGGATATTTTTTCCACAGTCATGAGAAAATTCGGCGACAGGGAAAAAAAGGTGGTAGCTGTCACAGCCGCCATGCCGGACGGGACAGGGCTGAAACGGTTCCGCAATATGTTCCCGGAGCGCTTCTTTGATGTGGGGATCGCCGAGGAACACGCCGTGACTTTTGCGGCAGGTCTTGCCCTTGGGGGATTGATCCCCGTGGTGGCAGTCTATTCCTCTTTTTTGCAAAGAGCCATGGACCAGGTGATCGAGGATGTCTGTCTCCAGAATCTGCATGTGATATTTGCCGTGGACCGGGCAGGCATTGTGGGAAGTGACGGGGAGACCCATCAGGGATGCTTTGATCTATCCTACCTGTCTATGATTCCCAATATGACAGTCATGGCTCCGAAAAACAAATGGGAGCTTTCCGATATGATGAAGTTTGCGGTGCGCCACAACGGTCCCATTGCAGTCCGCTATCCGCGGGGCGCGGCCTATGACGGCCTGGAAGAGTACAGGGAACCAATGGTGTACGGTAAGAGTGAGATGATTTATAAGGGAAAGGACATTGCACTGCTTCCGGTGGGGAGTATGGTAAAGACTGGGGAGGAAGTATACCATTTGCTGAAAGAGGAAGAGAAAAACCCAACACTGGTAAATGCCAGGTTCGTAAAACCTCTGGATACAAAAATGCTGGACAGCCTGGCTGATGACCACAAAATGATTGTGACCATGGAGGAAAATGTAAAATCCGGAGGCTTCGGCAGCGCCGTGCTGGCCTATATGCATGAGAGGCATCCTCAGATCCGTGTGGTGATCGCGGCAGTTCCGGATGCGTTTATTTCCCACGGCAGTCCGGATGTGCTGAAAAAAGAAGTGGGTATTGATGCTCTGTCCATATATAAGAAGATCAAGGAGGCATACAAAGGATGA
- a CDS encoding Asp23/Gls24 family envelope stress response protein, with translation MAEDRNIYKIHDNGSLGEVQIADEVVAIIAGLAATEVDGVGSMAGNITNELVGKLGMKNLSKGVKVDVLEDVVCVDLALNIEYGFNILDTSKKVQERVKSAIENMTGLNVSDVNVRIASVEMEKTK, from the coding sequence ATGGCGGAAGACAGAAATATTTATAAGATACATGATAACGGTTCGCTGGGTGAAGTGCAGATTGCTGATGAAGTAGTCGCTATCATTGCAGGACTGGCTGCTACAGAAGTTGACGGTGTTGGCTCCATGGCAGGAAATATCACCAATGAACTGGTAGGTAAGCTGGGCATGAAAAACCTTTCCAAGGGCGTCAAAGTGGACGTGCTTGAGGATGTTGTCTGTGTGGATTTAGCCCTGAATATTGAATATGGTTTCAATATCCTGGATACCAGCAAAAAGGTGCAGGAGAGAGTAAAATCTGCGATTGAAAATATGACAGGTCTGAATGTTTCCGATGTAAATGTGCGGATTGCCAGTGTGGAGATGGAAAAGACCAAATAA
- a CDS encoding TlyA family RNA methyltransferase, whose protein sequence is MKERLDVMLVKQGLAPSREKAKAIIMSGNVYVDNQKEDKAGSMFADTVKLEVRGSTLKYVSRGGLKLEKAMERFGVTLEGKVCMDVGSSTGGFTDCMLQNGAVKVYAIDVGHGQLDWKLRNDERVVCMERTNIRYVVPKDLGESAGFSSIDVSFISLTKVLLPIRELLLEGGEIVCLIKPQFEAGREKVGKKGVVRDPKVHEEVIEKVMEYAKSIGFAALHLEFSPIKGPEGNIEYLLHLKKKDGEEPAEDAALDVHTVVSEAHRELDK, encoded by the coding sequence ATGAAAGAGCGTCTGGATGTGATGCTGGTAAAACAAGGGCTTGCACCGTCGAGAGAGAAGGCAAAGGCCATAATTATGTCAGGCAATGTCTATGTGGACAATCAGAAAGAAGATAAGGCAGGCTCCATGTTTGCCGATACCGTAAAGTTAGAGGTAAGGGGCAGTACGCTGAAGTATGTAAGCCGCGGCGGACTGAAGCTGGAGAAGGCTATGGAGCGCTTCGGCGTGACCCTGGAAGGCAAAGTGTGCATGGATGTAGGCTCCTCCACAGGAGGGTTTACGGACTGTATGCTTCAAAACGGGGCTGTGAAAGTCTACGCCATTGACGTGGGACACGGACAGCTTGACTGGAAGCTTAGAAATGATGAGCGGGTGGTCTGCATGGAGCGGACAAACATCCGCTATGTGGTGCCAAAGGACCTGGGGGAGAGCGCCGGTTTTTCCTCCATAGACGTATCCTTTATCTCCTTGACTAAGGTACTTCTGCCTATTCGGGAACTGCTGCTTGAAGGCGGTGAGATCGTCTGCCTGATCAAGCCCCAGTTTGAGGCGGGAAGAGAAAAGGTGGGCAAAAAAGGTGTGGTCAGAGACCCCAAGGTACATGAAGAAGTGATCGAAAAAGTCATGGAATATGCAAAAAGTATTGGATTTGCTGCCCTGCACCTGGAATTTTCACCGATCAAAGGACCGGAAGGCAACATTGAGTACCTATTGCACTTAAAGAAAAAAGATGGAGAAGAACCAGCAGAAGATGCCGCTCTGGACGTTCACACAGTGGTAAGCGAGGCGCACAGAGAGCTGGACAAATAG
- a CDS encoding DUF6783 domain-containing protein, translating into MRLPHRGKPPTKCDAQLAESNFQTHSGIITNTNGG; encoded by the coding sequence CTGCGCCTTCCTCACCGGGGCAAACCTCCCACAAAGTGTGACGCACAGCTTGCCGAAAGCAATTTTCAGACACACTCTGGAATAATTACAAACACAAACGGAGGATAA
- the xseB gene encoding exodeoxyribonuclease VII small subunit — protein sequence MATKKEAEEKTIEESLKELDTIVEKLESREISLEDSFTMYQQGMELLKQCSGKIDTVEKKMLKMNENGELSEF from the coding sequence TTGGCAACGAAAAAAGAAGCAGAAGAAAAGACGATCGAAGAATCCTTAAAAGAACTGGACACCATTGTGGAAAAGCTGGAGAGCAGGGAAATTTCCCTGGAGGACTCCTTTACCATGTACCAGCAGGGGATGGAGCTTTTAAAACAGTGCAGCGGTAAAATTGATACTGTGGAAAAAAAGATGCTCAAGATGAATGAGAATGGTGAATTAAGTGAATTTTAA
- a CDS encoding NAD(+)/NADH kinase encodes MEKFFIIANCEKDEGLKISKKAEAYLKSKGKMCTIGAEKSCERDANNHYTDASAIPEGVECVIVLGGDGTLLHAARDVVDRQIPLLGINLGTLGYLAEIDHSNIESALNHLMLDEYTIEKRMMLSGRVFHEGELVAEDVALNDIVIGREGPLRVTRFHNFVNGEFLNSYTADGIIISTATGSTGYSLSAGGPIVSPETNILIMTPVAPHTLNTRSVIFPADDEITVEIGEGRQKGMARAVASFDGDTNVIMTTGDRIVIRRSIRDTQIVKISNISFLEVLRRKMKN; translated from the coding sequence ATGGAAAAATTTTTTATCATAGCCAACTGTGAAAAAGACGAGGGACTGAAAATTTCCAAAAAGGCGGAGGCTTATCTCAAAAGCAAGGGGAAAATGTGCACCATCGGGGCAGAGAAATCCTGTGAAAGAGATGCCAATAACCACTATACAGACGCGTCTGCCATTCCGGAAGGGGTGGAGTGCGTTATTGTTTTGGGCGGGGACGGTACACTGCTCCATGCAGCCAGGGACGTGGTGGACAGGCAGATCCCTCTTCTGGGTATTAACCTGGGAACCCTGGGATATCTGGCTGAGATTGACCACTCCAATATTGAGTCAGCCCTGAACCACCTGATGCTTGATGAGTATACCATTGAAAAACGGATGATGTTAAGCGGCAGGGTATTCCATGAGGGAGAACTCGTGGCTGAGGACGTGGCGCTCAATGATATTGTGATCGGGAGAGAAGGCCCTCTTCGCGTTACCCGGTTTCACAATTTTGTAAATGGGGAATTTTTAAACTCCTACACAGCGGACGGCATTATTATTTCCACGGCAACAGGGTCCACAGGATACAGCCTCTCCGCAGGGGGACCCATTGTATCTCCGGAGACCAATATTCTGATCATGACGCCGGTAGCGCCTCATACCCTGAACACCAGAAGCGTGATCTTCCCGGCGGACGACGAGATAACCGTGGAGATCGGTGAGGGCAGGCAGAAGGGCATGGCACGGGCGGTGGCCTCCTTTGACGGAGATACCAATGTGATCATGACAACCGGGGACAGGATTGTGATCAGGCGTTCGATTCGGGATACCCAGATCGTAAAGATCAGCAATATCAGTTTCCTGGAAGTGCTGCGGCGGAAAATGAAGAACTGA
- a CDS encoding DUF6783 domain-containing protein — protein MGCVDRIGAKYTAKWGVQIAGMNFQTRSNPL, from the coding sequence GTGGGCTGCGTTGACCGGATTGGGGCTAAATATACCGCGAAGTGGGGCGTGCAGATTGCCGGAATGAATTTTCAGACACGCTCTAATCCTCTATAA
- a CDS encoding polyprenyl synthetase family protein, whose translation MNFKEELQKKTFLAEQVIRKYLPEESGFSKNMAEAVNYSMLAGGKRLRPVFMYETYRMFGGREELVEPFMAAMEMVHTHSLIHDDLPALDNDEYRRGRKTTHVVYGESAAILAGDALLNYAYETAFAAFDMTCACGASMQTRITQALKILGRKTGIYGMLGGQGVDVENDGKPLTREMLDYIYENKTSALIECAMMIGAVLAGASKEETEKIEQAAGRIGIAFQIQDDILDVTGSTKELGKAVGSDEKNHKTTYVTLEGMEKAGEKVRILTDEAIGLLQELPGEKEFLTELLISLCTRRK comes from the coding sequence GTGAATTTTAAAGAAGAATTACAGAAGAAAACGTTTCTGGCTGAACAGGTCATACGAAAATATCTGCCGGAGGAGTCAGGGTTTTCTAAAAATATGGCTGAGGCAGTGAACTATAGTATGCTGGCAGGGGGAAAGCGCCTGCGTCCTGTTTTTATGTATGAGACATACCGCATGTTCGGAGGCAGGGAGGAACTTGTGGAGCCTTTTATGGCAGCCATGGAGATGGTGCATACACACTCTCTGATCCATGATGACCTTCCTGCCCTTGACAATGACGAGTACCGCAGGGGACGAAAAACCACACATGTGGTCTACGGGGAATCTGCAGCCATACTGGCAGGGGATGCCCTGTTGAATTACGCCTATGAAACGGCATTTGCCGCTTTTGATATGACCTGCGCATGCGGGGCGTCTATGCAGACTAGAATCACCCAGGCTCTCAAGATACTGGGCAGAAAAACCGGTATATACGGAATGCTGGGCGGTCAGGGCGTGGACGTGGAAAACGACGGAAAACCCCTTACCAGGGAAATGCTTGACTATATATATGAGAATAAGACATCAGCGCTTATTGAGTGCGCCATGATGATCGGCGCAGTGCTTGCAGGGGCATCCAAAGAGGAGACAGAAAAAATAGAACAGGCGGCAGGCCGTATTGGCATTGCCTTCCAGATCCAGGACGATATCCTGGATGTGACAGGCAGCACGAAAGAGCTTGGAAAGGCTGTGGGCAGCGATGAGAAAAACCATAAAACCACATATGTGACCCTGGAAGGAATGGAAAAAGCGGGAGAGAAGGTCAGAATTCTGACAGATGAAGCCATTGGGCTTTTGCAGGAGCTGCCCGGAGAAAAAGAGTTTCTCACAGAATTGCTGATCTCACTATGCACCCGCAGAAAATAG
- a CDS encoding peptide chain release factor 3 has translation MADYTKEITKRRTFAIISHPDAGKTTLTEKFLLYGGAINLAGSVKGKATSRHAVSDWMEIEKERGISVTSSVLQFNYDGYCINILDTPGHQDFSEDTYRTLMAADSAVMVIDASKGVEAQTRKLFKVCAMRHIPIFTFINKLDRDANDTFDLLDDIEKELGIPTCPINWPIGSGKKFRGVYDRDTRKVLTFSDTMKGTKEGIGEEISVDEPRLDEVLDAEQKEQLLEEIELLDGASAEFDQDLVNEGKLSPVFFGSALTNFGVETFLEHFLKMTSSPLPRTADIGVIDPVKEEFSAFVFKIQANMNKNHRDRIAFMRICSGKFDASREVFHVQGNKKMRLSQPQQMMASDRHVVEEAYAGDIIGVFDPGIFAIGDTVCTPGKKYAYEGIPTFAPEHFARVRLMDSMKRKQFVKGVNQIAQEGAIQIFQEFMGGMEEIIVGVVGVLQFDVLKYRLENEYNVEIRLESLPYEHIRWIANKESVDIEKLTGTSDMKKVKDMRGNPLLLFVNAWSVGMTLDRNEGLELAEFSRN, from the coding sequence GTGGCTGACTATACGAAAGAAATTACGAAAAGACGTACATTTGCAATTATATCCCATCCCGATGCCGGTAAAACGACCCTGACGGAAAAATTCCTTCTCTACGGAGGTGCGATTAATCTGGCGGGAAGTGTGAAAGGAAAGGCAACTTCACGCCATGCGGTTTCTGACTGGATGGAAATTGAAAAAGAGAGGGGTATTTCTGTTACTTCCTCTGTACTGCAGTTTAACTATGATGGTTATTGCATTAACATATTGGATACTCCGGGACATCAGGATTTCTCGGAAGACACATATCGTACCCTGATGGCAGCGGATTCTGCAGTCATGGTCATTGATGCCTCAAAAGGTGTGGAGGCCCAGACCAGAAAGCTGTTCAAAGTCTGTGCCATGCGTCATATCCCTATTTTTACTTTTATCAACAAGCTGGATAGAGATGCCAACGATACCTTTGATCTGCTGGATGACATTGAAAAGGAACTGGGGATTCCCACCTGTCCCATCAACTGGCCTATTGGTTCCGGCAAGAAATTCAGAGGTGTGTATGACAGAGATACCAGGAAGGTACTCACCTTCTCTGATACCATGAAAGGCACAAAAGAGGGTATTGGGGAAGAGATCAGCGTCGACGAGCCCCGCCTGGATGAGGTGCTGGATGCGGAACAGAAGGAACAGCTTCTGGAAGAGATCGAACTGCTGGATGGTGCGAGTGCGGAATTTGACCAGGATCTGGTCAATGAGGGAAAACTGTCTCCCGTATTTTTTGGCTCCGCCCTCACCAACTTTGGTGTAGAGACATTCCTTGAGCATTTCCTGAAAATGACATCCTCCCCTCTGCCGAGAACTGCAGATATTGGTGTCATTGACCCCGTGAAGGAAGAATTCTCTGCTTTTGTATTTAAGATTCAGGCAAATATGAACAAAAACCACAGGGACAGAATTGCCTTTATGCGTATCTGTTCCGGAAAATTTGATGCTTCCCGGGAAGTGTTCCATGTCCAGGGAAATAAAAAAATGCGCCTTTCCCAGCCCCAGCAGATGATGGCTTCAGACCGGCATGTGGTGGAGGAAGCCTATGCAGGCGACATTATCGGTGTCTTTGATCCGGGCATTTTCGCCATCGGAGATACGGTATGTACGCCGGGGAAAAAATATGCCTATGAGGGGATTCCCACCTTCGCACCGGAGCATTTTGCCAGGGTGCGCCTCATGGACAGCATGAAGAGAAAGCAGTTTGTCAAAGGTGTCAACCAGATTGCCCAGGAAGGTGCCATCCAGATTTTCCAGGAGTTTATGGGAGGCATGGAGGAGATCATTGTAGGTGTTGTAGGTGTCCTGCAGTTTGATGTGCTGAAATACAGACTGGAAAATGAATATAACGTGGAAATACGTCTGGAGAGCCTGCCATATGAACATATCCGCTGGATCGCCAACAAGGAATCTGTGGATATAGAAAAGCTGACAGGTACCTCAGACATGAAGAAAGTAAAAGATATGAGAGGAAATCCGCTGCTTCTGTTTGTCAATGCCTGGAGCGTTGGCATGACATTGGACAGAAACGAAGGTCTGGAGCTTGCGGAGTTCAGCAGAAACTAG
- the nusB gene encoding transcription antitermination factor NusB produces the protein MGRREMREHIFKLLFLREFNPSEEMPDQIRMYFESLEELAPINEAYMQNKYEKILEHLDEIDGTLNQASSGWKVSRMSKVDVNILRLAVYEMKYDEDVPVKVAINEAVELAKKFGGDDSSSFVNGILGKIAKELS, from the coding sequence ATGGGTAGAAGAGAAATGAGGGAGCATATTTTTAAGCTCCTGTTTTTAAGAGAATTTAATCCGTCAGAGGAGATGCCGGATCAGATTCGGATGTATTTTGAATCCCTGGAGGAACTGGCTCCCATAAACGAAGCCTATATGCAGAACAAATACGAGAAGATTCTGGAACATCTGGATGAGATTGACGGGACATTGAACCAGGCGTCCTCCGGATGGAAAGTGAGCCGCATGAGCAAGGTGGATGTGAATATCCTGCGCCTTGCGGTCTATGAAATGAAATACGATGAGGATGTGCCTGTGAAGGTGGCGATCAATGAGGCAGTAGAGCTGGCAAAAAAATTCGGCGGCGATGATTCTTCCTCTTTTGTAAATGGTATTTTAGGAAAGATTGCCAAGGAGCTGTCATGA
- the xseA gene encoding exodeoxyribonuclease VII large subunit, with protein sequence MNSVYSVGQVNTYIKNMFTQDFLLNKIYIKGEVSNCKYHTSGHIYFSLKDETGAMACVMFAGARKGLAFQMKNGDKVIVGGSVNVYERDGKYQLYAKEITLEGAGLLYERYLALKRELEEMGMFAQDYKQPIPKHIRILGVVTAPTGAAVQDIRNVAGRRNPYVQIILYPALVQGDGAKESIVKGIRMLDDYGVDVMIVGRGGGSIEDLWAFNEEEVARAIFNCKTPVISAVGHETDTTIVDYVADLRAPTPSAAAELAVGDVRMLLKTFEDYREKLSRSVENKVLLLRQHLRLYQNKLRFLSPENQIREKRQHLMDLEDKMEAAMKNQIYMARRSLDIYIERIKGLSPLEKLNQGFSYVEDIRHHAVTSIAQVKVDDTLHIQVSDGCISADVTYTQALGRANRGGCEKEMRACATGKPKEDGKCKADETE encoded by the coding sequence ATGAACAGCGTCTACTCCGTAGGACAGGTGAACACCTACATTAAAAATATGTTCACGCAGGACTTCCTTTTAAATAAAATCTATATAAAAGGGGAAGTATCCAACTGTAAGTACCATACTTCCGGTCATATTTATTTTTCCCTGAAGGATGAGACGGGAGCCATGGCTTGTGTAATGTTTGCAGGAGCCAGAAAAGGCCTGGCCTTCCAGATGAAAAACGGGGACAAGGTAATTGTGGGCGGCAGTGTGAATGTATACGAAAGAGACGGCAAATACCAGCTCTATGCAAAAGAGATCACCCTGGAAGGGGCCGGCCTTTTATATGAGCGCTATCTGGCTCTGAAACGTGAGCTGGAGGAGATGGGGATGTTTGCCCAGGATTATAAACAGCCCATTCCAAAGCATATCCGTATCCTGGGCGTGGTCACCGCTCCCACAGGGGCAGCCGTGCAGGATATACGGAATGTGGCAGGCAGAAGAAATCCATACGTGCAGATCATCCTTTACCCAGCTCTTGTACAGGGGGATGGAGCCAAAGAAAGCATTGTGAAGGGGATCCGGATGCTGGATGACTATGGCGTGGACGTGATGATCGTGGGAAGAGGCGGCGGTTCCATTGAGGATTTGTGGGCTTTTAATGAGGAGGAAGTAGCGCGTGCCATTTTCAACTGTAAGACGCCTGTGATATCAGCCGTTGGGCATGAGACAGACACCACCATTGTGGACTATGTGGCAGATCTGCGGGCCCCCACGCCTTCTGCGGCGGCAGAGCTGGCGGTTGGCGATGTGCGTATGTTGTTAAAAACTTTTGAGGATTACCGGGAAAAACTTTCCAGAAGTGTGGAAAACAAGGTTCTGCTTCTTCGGCAGCATCTGCGCCTCTATCAGAATAAGCTGCGTTTTTTAAGTCCCGAGAACCAGATTCGGGAAAAACGCCAGCATCTGATGGATCTGGAGGATAAGATGGAGGCTGCCATGAAGAATCAGATCTATATGGCAAGAAGAAGTCTGGATATTTACATTGAGAGGATAAAGGGATTGTCTCCCCTTGAAAAGCTGAATCAGGGATTTTCCTATGTGGAAGATATAAGACACCATGCAGTGACCAGCATAGCGCAGGTAAAGGTGGACGATACTCTGCATATACAGGTCAGCGACGGATGTATATCTGCGGATGTGACATACACACAGGCTTTGGGCAGAGCTAACCGGGGCGGCTGTGAGAAAGAGATGCGTGCTTGTGCCACAGGAAAACCGAAGGAAGATGGTAAATGTAAAGCAGACGAAACAGAGTAA
- the argR gene encoding arginine repressor — MKIARHSKIIDLINQYDIETQEELAAKLQEAGFAVTQATVSRDIRELKLMKIAKPDGGSRYTVMGPRDSQNSEKYIRVLKDAFVSMEMAQNILVIKTVSGMANAAGAALDNMNYSEVVGCIAGDDTIACINRSTDDTIILMDKIKKIIHAYEESTR, encoded by the coding sequence ATGAAGATTGCCAGACATTCAAAGATCATTGATCTGATCAACCAATATGATATTGAGACACAGGAAGAATTGGCTGCAAAACTGCAGGAGGCCGGCTTTGCGGTAACGCAGGCCACCGTATCACGTGATATCCGGGAACTGAAGCTGATGAAGATCGCCAAGCCGGACGGAGGCTCCAGGTATACGGTCATGGGACCCAGGGACAGCCAGAACAGCGAGAAATACATAAGGGTTCTCAAAGATGCTTTTGTATCCATGGAGATGGCACAAAATATTCTGGTGATCAAAACGGTTTCCGGTATGGCAAATGCTGCGGGCGCAGCCCTGGACAATATGAATTACAGCGAAGTGGTGGGCTGTATTGCCGGGGATGACACCATTGCCTGCATCAACAGGAGTACAGATGATACTATCATTTTAATGGATAAGATCAAAAAAATAATCCATGCTTATGAAGAGAGTACAAGGTAA
- a CDS encoding M48 family metallopeptidase — protein sequence MEYQIIYGNRTTLGIQITPEGHVVVRAPRHYPKRKIRQFVRMKKEWIHKKAEGRKTDAWYINAQPYQKEEKVQYLNSALEIFTVKADYYAALMGISYAQIEVTEKYGQWGKCTKDGRLLFNWRLILAPEEVLDYVVINTLARVKNYPFLTIRMVEQVMPDFQVWKQWLKERSILLWSRE from the coding sequence ATGGAATACCAAATAATATACGGCAATAGGACAACGCTGGGAATCCAGATCACACCGGAAGGGCATGTGGTAGTCAGGGCACCCCGGCATTACCCTAAGCGTAAGATCAGACAGTTTGTACGAATGAAAAAAGAATGGATACATAAAAAGGCAGAGGGCAGGAAAACAGATGCCTGGTATATCAATGCCCAGCCATACCAGAAGGAGGAAAAGGTGCAGTACCTTAACTCTGCCCTGGAAATCTTCACCGTGAAAGCAGATTACTATGCTGCGCTCATGGGGATTTCTTACGCGCAGATCGAGGTCACGGAAAAATACGGCCAATGGGGAAAATGCACAAAAGACGGCAGACTCCTTTTTAACTGGAGACTGATCCTGGCACCGGAGGAGGTGCTGGACTATGTGGTCATCAACACACTGGCCCGTGTGAAAAATTATCCCTTTTTAACTATCAGGATGGTGGAACAGGTTATGCCGGACTTCCAGGTATGGAAGCAATGGCTGAAGGAACGGTCCATTTTGTTATGGAGCCGTGAGTAA